One Enterococcus silesiacus genomic window carries:
- a CDS encoding NADPH:quinone oxidoreductase — protein MRAIELSFDGNQAGLKINDTAAVPVRKKGQLLIQVQAAAVNRTDLVAKETGNLPKGNPILGVEVSGTVVASESARFPCGTRVMGLVNGGGYAEYAVMNVGNAMPLSEQLTFEEGAAIPEVFLTAYQTLFWLGKLQATESVLIHAGASGVGTAAIQLAKQLTSAKIFVTASSSAKLELCQSLGVDVLINYHEEDFSQRIIQETLGQGVNVILDFIGASYWEKNLASIGTDGHLILIGILGGTIVQDVNLMTLLQKRITVSGTLLTPRSDAYKAELTKEFVAKTSELFAVSKLRPIIDAVFELEKAEEAQQYMASNKNKGKIILKVSN, from the coding sequence ATGAGAGCCATTGAGTTATCATTTGATGGGAATCAAGCGGGCTTAAAGATAAATGACACAGCAGCAGTACCAGTTAGAAAAAAAGGTCAGTTACTGATCCAGGTCCAAGCAGCAGCGGTCAATCGGACAGATTTAGTCGCTAAAGAAACGGGGAATTTACCTAAAGGAAACCCTATTTTAGGCGTTGAAGTTTCTGGAACAGTCGTTGCGAGTGAATCGGCACGATTTCCTTGTGGTACGCGTGTTATGGGACTTGTAAATGGTGGTGGCTATGCTGAATACGCCGTGATGAATGTTGGAAATGCCATGCCCTTATCTGAACAATTGACATTTGAAGAAGGAGCTGCAATTCCAGAGGTTTTTCTTACAGCGTATCAAACGCTATTTTGGCTAGGAAAATTGCAGGCTACAGAGTCAGTGTTGATTCATGCTGGTGCTAGTGGCGTAGGAACGGCTGCGATTCAGTTAGCTAAACAACTAACGTCTGCTAAAATATTCGTTACTGCGAGCTCGTCGGCTAAGCTCGAGTTATGTCAGTCATTGGGAGTGGATGTTCTTATTAATTATCATGAAGAGGATTTTAGCCAAAGGATTATTCAAGAGACTTTAGGCCAAGGTGTGAACGTGATTCTAGATTTTATCGGAGCTTCTTATTGGGAAAAAAATCTAGCTAGCATTGGGACTGATGGTCACTTGATTTTGATTGGTATTTTAGGTGGAACAATTGTTCAAGATGTTAATCTGATGACTTTATTGCAAAAACGGATTACCGTTAGCGGGACATTGCTTACTCCACGGAGCGATGCTTATAAAGCTGAGTTGACTAAGGAGTTTGTTGCAAAGACGAGCGAGTTATTTGCAGTAAGTAAACTAAGGCCAATCATCGACGCTGTATTTGAACTTGAAAAGGCAGAAGAGGCGCAACAATACATGGCTAGCAACAAAAATAAAGGGAAAATTATTTTAAAAGTAAGTAACTAA